In Gemmata obscuriglobus, a single genomic region encodes these proteins:
- a CDS encoding tyrosine-type recombinase/integrase encodes MNLFKKTWTRKGKQSQSKKWYISIDKKHVPLSPNKKIAEEMAAQLLDKKAAGTLGVVVMSKDDDRRKSLSALVGEWAEALRVKGTSAEQIELLKARVTRVTAGCSFDRARDLKGEAAYTFIGGLKVREDSEQFASYQTRNFYLSALKQFARFLIRRKILTENPFQDLEPWDVRKDRKHDRRELTAEELQSLIATTEEEGITRSKLSATDRAMLYRVAVFTGLRSAELGSLKPSSFDLAHAEVTVPGEFTKNGDPAVQPLPPVVVPLLVEWLKGKPAGNLCWPGTWAKHKGAGKFLKADLHAAGVPYVKDGLFADFHSLRHSYISRLIRGGTNLKVAQALARHSTITLTADRYGHLAHGEKRAAVAVFDAIGCKQDASSETDDTERLKNKAIAEPACGLENRQHRKVFQGSNPCPSAQRPSNSQQSQ; translated from the coding sequence ATGAACCTCTTCAAGAAGACCTGGACCCGCAAGGGCAAGCAATCGCAGTCGAAGAAGTGGTACATCTCGATCGATAAAAAGCATGTGCCGTTGTCGCCAAATAAGAAGATCGCTGAGGAAATGGCCGCGCAGTTGCTCGACAAGAAGGCCGCTGGCACGCTCGGCGTCGTCGTGATGAGCAAGGACGACGACCGGCGCAAGAGCCTCTCGGCTCTCGTGGGCGAGTGGGCCGAAGCGCTCCGCGTGAAGGGCACTTCCGCTGAACAGATCGAGTTGCTCAAAGCGCGAGTCACGCGCGTGACGGCCGGGTGCAGTTTCGACCGCGCACGCGACCTGAAAGGCGAAGCCGCTTACACGTTCATCGGCGGGTTGAAGGTCCGAGAGGACTCCGAGCAGTTCGCCAGTTACCAGACCCGCAACTTCTACCTCTCCGCGCTGAAGCAGTTCGCGCGGTTCCTCATCCGCCGGAAGATCCTGACCGAGAACCCGTTCCAAGACCTGGAACCGTGGGACGTGCGGAAGGACCGCAAGCACGACCGGCGCGAGCTTACTGCCGAAGAGTTACAATCGCTGATCGCGACCACAGAAGAGGAGGGCATTACCCGCTCCAAGCTCTCCGCGACCGATCGAGCGATGTTGTACCGCGTTGCCGTGTTCACCGGGCTGCGATCGGCCGAACTCGGTTCGCTGAAGCCCTCGTCGTTCGACCTCGCGCACGCAGAAGTGACTGTTCCGGGCGAGTTCACCAAGAACGGCGATCCCGCGGTTCAACCCCTCCCCCCTGTGGTCGTTCCACTTTTGGTTGAGTGGCTGAAGGGCAAGCCCGCGGGCAATCTCTGCTGGCCGGGCACCTGGGCGAAGCACAAAGGCGCGGGCAAGTTCCTGAAGGCCGATTTGCACGCCGCGGGCGTGCCCTACGTCAAAGACGGACTTTTCGCGGACTTCCACAGCTTGCGGCACAGCTACATCTCGCGCCTGATCCGGGGCGGCACGAACCTGAAGGTCGCGCAGGCGCTCGCGCGGCACAGCACCATCACACTGACCGCCGACCGCTACGGGCACCTCGCACACGGAGAGAAGCGTGCCGCCGTCGCGGTGTTCGACGCGATTGGATGCAAGCAGGATGCAAGCAGCGAAACTGACGACACCGAACGCTTGAAAAACAAGGCGATCGCGGAACCGGCTTGCGGTCTTGAAAACCGGCAACACCGAAAGGTGTTCCAGGGTTCGAATCCCTGCCCTTCCGCTCAAAGACCCAGCAATTCTCAGCAGAGCCAGTAG
- a CDS encoding transposase produces MMCTDEWSGYNRLPEKNRRHATVNHSPGQREWPRGDGGDGIREVHDNTLEGLWAALRTFLRPFRGVSKHYLSQYVAVFQWAYNLKETIPDTLRILMGITSNAT; encoded by the coding sequence ATGATGTGTACCGACGAGTGGAGCGGGTACAACCGGCTACCCGAGAAGAATCGGAGGCATGCGACGGTGAACCACTCCCCGGGCCAGCGGGAGTGGCCCCGGGGCGACGGCGGGGACGGGATCCGAGAGGTGCACGACAACACCCTCGAGGGGCTGTGGGCCGCCTTACGAACATTCCTGCGGCCGTTCCGCGGCGTGAGCAAGCACTACCTGAGTCAGTACGTGGCGGTGTTCCAGTGGGCGTACAACTTGAAGGAGACGATCCCCGATACCCTCCGAATACTGATGGGAATCACCTCTAACGCCACATGA